The following DNA comes from Vigna radiata var. radiata cultivar VC1973A chromosome 4, Vradiata_ver6, whole genome shotgun sequence.
TATCTCTGCATCAATGGAGGGTGAAACCAGAAGCAGCCGCGGTTCTTCCAGGAAGCTATCGTTAGAACAAATCGAAGCAATGACCAGTGCCACCATCAACAAAATCCAATTTTCAAACGCGCGAGAGCGTCTTCGCAACGGCACAACCGTAACCTACCATGACTGCACCTCCGCAGGTTACGGCTGGCTTCTTCCAGGTTGGGTGGCCGAGGAACGGCGAGTCCAAAGTGGAAGAATTTATAGGgtaaaccttcttcttcttttgctttctcaCTGTTGTTTCTTTGTATAACACAACCCAgatgaattgaaaattttactGAATTTTGTACATGCAGTACTACTACGACCCAAATGGATCGTTTTACGAAAGCCAACAAAAGGTGTTGGAGTTCTTGGAGCGATTCTGGGGAATAATCGTTCTTGACACTTAGATCTCTGAGGTTGAACTGGTTTTGCTAATGATTTTTCTGCATGCACGTAGATCGTGCTTTTAATCTTTAAGATCTTGCATTGATGAAATTTACCTTTTGTTGTTCTcgcagatctttgtgttgcaCTCTTAGGAGTACTTGTTGTGGCAAACCAGACTCGGATGGGGATCctttagcttaaattaatgaataatgtcttcgtttgttgttttttttttcttctgcttaTTGTTCTTGAATATCAATGGCTATTTTCTCAATTCCTTCGGATTTTAGTTCTCTTTCAGTTTATGTTCTTGAATTTCCCCTTTCTTATACGAACTCAtcgcatatatatatatggttcaCCTGTACATCTAATAAACACACGAATATGAAGGGTAAATAATTGACTATGAAAAAATCCTTTAAAACGAGATTGGTTGATGAACGCTACTTTGAGTTGCATTCAATTCAACTACACTTCTATTGTCAACATGTTGTATTAAACTCTTTGTTCAAGTATGTTTGAGATTTCAAAATACAACAAAGGCCCTTTTGTCTTTCGAATGATAGAGGGTGAGAAAACATTTATTGagaagtttgtttaaaaaatgtttttgttatcAGTTAACAagaataaatatgtaataattcaCGAttaacagagaaaaaaaaaacaaaaagaattgaTAATGAACACTAATGTAGGTTCgctaaagagaagaaaatcaaaGCTTATCTTTCTCTATagataataacaatataaaaataagaaaatgcaattgatttagaaaagaaaatatataattctaaaacTTGTGTGcttttccaagaaaatattgTGTGTTTTTGTAAGGAAATATTGCCActcttttgtaataaaaaaaattaaatattagagTTAAAGTATTTTTGCTGTGAGTATTTTCTCACATTATTTTCATGTCATGTTGTATTTTTATCATTGCTAAGTATTTCAATAGAtcataatataatcaaatctaatataaatttgttgGAATTAACTTTGTCTTAACCatactaaaaaaaatgagtgatgAGTTATGAAGAGTTGATTGCCATATGTTACTATGGTAAAATCAAATTTGGGTCTTAcaagtacatttttttataggaaaaattatacaaaaatctCTAAACTTTACATAAATTCTTATTAAGTAATATTTAATGTCCATTAGTGTGCTACCTTTAATTTCCActaaataaatcattatttcCCATCATGAGAA
Coding sequences within:
- the LOC106758514 gene encoding uncharacterized protein LOC106758514, yielding MEGETRSSRGSSRKLSLEQIEAMTSATINKIQFSNARERLRNGTTVTYHDCTSAGYGWLLPGWVAEERRVQSGRIYRYYYDPNGSFYESQQKVLEFLERFWGIIVLDT